One Gloeothece verrucosa PCC 7822 DNA window includes the following coding sequences:
- a CDS encoding PEP-CTERM sorting domain-containing protein has product MINIKHLMTTTSGAVLISTLLVPNPSLAVNIKTWNLKFFDGTNKLVGTGEFSYNQDQRYFIQTNIYSEEWYYENGYYDQQTGEILPPPPKGFKVKTLLTNFEATIKLRPLFFDPQGGTDVDFVVDSWGLDNLGVRWWKDPSVPVSMGNQYYDDYDYYDEEYVVESGWVFGQTRHEGYHYFSMYSPEVGFNKVVRGSWNAINYGEPNYQDSGTWTATLQGTPMPEPLTLLGTSTAIGFGLLFKKKVSK; this is encoded by the coding sequence ATGATCAATATCAAGCATTTAATGACAACAACTTCGGGAGCGGTTTTAATTAGCACATTATTGGTTCCTAACCCATCTTTAGCGGTTAATATCAAGACTTGGAACTTAAAGTTTTTTGATGGAACTAATAAGCTAGTTGGAACAGGGGAATTTAGTTATAATCAAGATCAGAGATATTTTATCCAAACAAATATTTACTCGGAAGAGTGGTACTATGAAAACGGGTATTATGATCAACAAACAGGGGAAATACTACCCCCTCCACCTAAAGGTTTTAAAGTCAAGACCCTTCTAACAAATTTTGAGGCCACTATTAAATTGCGACCCTTGTTCTTTGATCCTCAAGGAGGAACTGATGTAGATTTCGTTGTAGACTCCTGGGGTTTAGACAATTTAGGGGTTCGCTGGTGGAAAGATCCCTCTGTTCCAGTATCGATGGGGAACCAGTATTATGATGATTATGATTATTATGACGAGGAGTATGTGGTAGAGTCCGGATGGGTTTTTGGTCAAACCAGACATGAAGGTTATCACTATTTTAGTATGTACTCTCCTGAAGTAGGATTTAATAAAGTTGTGCGGGGTTCTTGGAATGCAATAAATTATGGCGAACCTAATTATCAGGATAGCGGAACTTGGACAGCGACTCTTCAGGGAACACCTATGCCGGAACCTTTAACCTTATTGGGAACAAGCACAGCCATAGGATTTGGACTTCTTTTCAAAAAGAAGGTTTCTAAATAA
- a CDS encoding potassium channel protein — protein MTLYSFEDKYRRLKQELLIGILLVVGVFLIGTFWYRFVEQWTWLDAAYMTTITLTTVGFGEIQPLDERSRLFTMGLILTGVITIGYIVNRVTEAIIQGYFQDGLRTRQEKRLIEKLTDHYILCGYGRTARHVALEFEAEKIPFIVIELQSEQVEAAKQKGYIAIQGDATLDALLIQAKIEQAVCLVSALPSDAENLYTVLSAKTLNPKIRAIARASTEEAVQKLQRAGADAVVSPYITGGRRLAAAALRPQVMDFVDGILTGTDRAFYMEEFLLDPDVCPCVGQPLRDARLRLQTGALVLAIRRADGHLIAGPTGDTILMAGDLLICMGTAEQLRTLNRLLGPIRPSSLRMPKH, from the coding sequence ATAACTTTGTACAGCTTTGAGGACAAATATAGACGCTTAAAACAGGAATTGCTCATCGGTATCCTATTAGTGGTAGGAGTTTTTCTCATCGGCACTTTTTGGTATCGATTTGTCGAACAGTGGACATGGTTAGACGCGGCTTATATGACCACGATCACGCTGACGACAGTGGGGTTCGGAGAAATTCAGCCGCTTGATGAGCGCTCACGCCTATTTACAATGGGCTTAATTTTAACAGGAGTGATTACAATTGGATACATCGTCAATCGGGTAACTGAGGCGATCATTCAAGGGTATTTTCAAGATGGACTACGCACAAGGCAGGAGAAACGCTTGATTGAAAAGTTAACAGATCATTATATTCTCTGTGGCTATGGACGCACGGCGCGTCACGTGGCTTTAGAATTTGAAGCCGAGAAAATTCCTTTTATCGTCATTGAACTTCAATCTGAACAAGTAGAGGCGGCCAAACAAAAAGGCTATATTGCGATTCAGGGGGATGCCACCCTAGATGCGTTATTAATTCAAGCTAAAATTGAGCAGGCGGTTTGTCTGGTTTCTGCCCTTCCCTCAGATGCTGAAAATCTCTATACGGTGCTATCAGCTAAAACCCTTAATCCGAAAATTCGAGCCATCGCCCGGGCAAGTACCGAAGAGGCAGTACAAAAGCTTCAACGGGCGGGGGCTGATGCGGTGGTTTCTCCCTATATTACTGGCGGAAGACGATTAGCGGCGGCGGCCTTAAGGCCTCAAGTGATGGATTTTGTGGATGGTATCCTCACGGGAACTGACCGGGCCTTTTATATGGAGGAATTTTTACTAGATCCGGATGTTTGTCCCTGTGTGGGTCAACCTCTGAGGGATGCTCGTTTAAGGTTACAAACGGGGGCTTTAGTTTTGGCTATTCGTCGCGCTGATGGTCATCTGATTGCTGGTCCTACAGGCGATACAATTTTAATGGCCGGAGATTTGCTCATCTGTATGGGAACGGCTGAACAGTTACGGACACTGAATCGTTTATTAGGTCCGATTCGTCCTTCTTCGTTGCGTATGCCTAAACATTAA
- a CDS encoding nitrate reductase associated protein: MKDFFDFETDFVDSLRCIPMQVRMKLDTCGVKLKLSHWSQFSQPERQELVKRPCSTPEESQRYRDFLQNLITQKTGAPAKELEIDPHPPWIDTKDIPETVQEKAAEFDVTLTLQQWQQLTPLQRFALIKLSRPSHENLNFYPALKEFQLISQ, from the coding sequence ATGAAAGATTTTTTTGACTTTGAAACAGATTTTGTTGATTCTCTGCGATGTATCCCCATGCAGGTAAGAATGAAACTCGACACCTGCGGCGTAAAACTGAAATTATCTCACTGGAGTCAGTTTAGCCAACCGGAACGTCAAGAACTGGTTAAACGGCCTTGTAGTACCCCCGAGGAAAGTCAACGCTATCGAGACTTTCTGCAAAACCTGATTACCCAAAAAACCGGCGCACCAGCAAAAGAGTTAGAAATTGATCCTCATCCCCCTTGGATAGATACTAAAGACATCCCTGAAACAGTACAAGAAAAAGCGGCTGAATTTGATGTTACTCTGACTCTCCAACAGTGGCAGCAATTAACGCCTTTACAACGATTTGCACTGATTAAACTAAGTCGTCCTTCTCATGAAAATCTCAACTTTTATCCGGCTTTAAAAGAGTTTCAATTAATTAGTCAATAG
- a CDS encoding response regulator transcription factor, translated as MAAHILVVEDEAKLAQFIELELKYEGYTVTVAPDGLAGLTAARESHPDLILLDWMLPGISGLEICKRLRQTGDKVPIILLTAKDEISDRVTGLDAGADDYIVKPFSLEELLARVRANLRRTQEENPEEILFNDLRLNRSTREVYRANRLIELTAKEFELLEYLMSHPRQVLTRDQILERVWGYDFMGDSNIIEVYVRYLRLKLEENGEKRLIQTIRGVGYVLRD; from the coding sequence ATGGCTGCTCATATCCTAGTTGTCGAAGATGAAGCTAAACTCGCTCAATTTATTGAATTAGAGCTTAAATATGAGGGTTATACTGTCACTGTTGCCCCAGATGGGTTAGCCGGGTTAACGGCGGCTAGAGAATCTCATCCCGATTTAATTTTATTGGATTGGATGTTACCAGGAATTTCTGGGTTAGAAATTTGTAAGCGGCTGCGGCAAACCGGGGATAAAGTTCCGATTATTTTATTAACGGCTAAAGATGAAATTAGTGATCGCGTGACGGGTTTAGATGCCGGCGCAGATGATTATATTGTTAAACCCTTTAGTTTAGAGGAATTACTGGCAAGAGTTCGGGCTAATTTACGACGTACACAAGAAGAAAACCCCGAGGAAATTTTATTTAATGATTTACGACTTAACCGCAGTACCCGAGAAGTTTATCGCGCTAACCGTTTAATTGAATTGACGGCTAAAGAGTTTGAATTATTAGAATATTTAATGTCTCATCCCCGCCAAGTTCTCACCCGTGACCAAATTTTAGAACGGGTATGGGGCTATGATTTCATGGGAGATTCTAATATTATTGAGGTCTATGTCCGTTATTTACGCTTAAAACTCGAAGAGAATGGAGAGAAGCGGCTTATTCAAACTATTCGGGGTGTTGGGTATGTTTTACGAGATTAG
- a CDS encoding Uma2 family endonuclease, with protein sequence MIQSSKSIDLPPPFPDHTQLPESDGTFVKNFQEHPQSIILTDSLGPVLERLYPDGQYAIGQDCGIYWRETDPPEKGAEAPDWFFVPGVPPTLDGQIRRSYVLWREYRTPLIALEFASGDGEEERDKTPLSATNLRENIRPGKFWVYEQIMRIPFYGIYEIRNERLEVYHFVDGGYQLLESNERGHYPIFPLEIELGLWRGNYQNLSQTWLRWWDNQGNLLLTGRERAILEKERAEQAELALVQERLLREQQEQRLQAMAERLRELGIEPDSI encoded by the coding sequence ATGATACAATCTTCTAAGAGTATTGATTTACCGCCACCATTTCCGGACCACACCCAACTTCCGGAATCTGACGGTACTTTTGTGAAAAACTTTCAGGAACATCCCCAAAGCATCATTTTAACTGATTCTCTTGGCCCAGTTTTAGAGCGATTATACCCTGATGGACAGTATGCTATAGGTCAAGATTGTGGGATTTATTGGCGAGAAACTGATCCTCCTGAAAAAGGCGCAGAAGCACCCGATTGGTTTTTTGTTCCTGGTGTTCCTCCTACTTTAGATGGACAGATTCGCCGTTCTTATGTTCTTTGGCGAGAGTATAGAACTCCTTTAATTGCTTTAGAATTTGCCAGTGGAGATGGGGAAGAAGAACGAGATAAAACGCCTCTTTCTGCCACTAATTTAAGAGAAAATATTAGACCTGGTAAATTTTGGGTTTATGAACAAATTATGCGAATTCCCTTTTATGGAATTTATGAGATCAGAAATGAGAGATTAGAAGTTTATCATTTTGTTGATGGAGGTTATCAACTTTTAGAATCCAATGAACGGGGACATTATCCTATTTTTCCCTTAGAAATAGAATTAGGATTATGGCGAGGGAATTACCAAAATTTAAGTCAGACTTGGTTGCGCTGGTGGGATAATCAGGGCAATTTACTGTTAACTGGCCGTGAAAGAGCTATATTAGAAAAGGAGCGAGCAGAACAAGCCGAATTAGCTTTAGTTCAAGAAAGACTGCTTAGAGAGCAACAGGAGCAAAGATTACAAGCAATGGCTGAACGTCTGCGAGAATTGGGTATTGAACCAGATTCTATTTAG